In Aspergillus luchuensis IFO 4308 DNA, chromosome 1, nearly complete sequence, the following are encoded in one genomic region:
- a CDS encoding uncharacterized protein (COG:T;~EggNog:ENOG410PM0V;~InterPro:IPR019819,IPR019826,IPR002018,IPR029058;~MEROPS:MER0033198;~PFAM:PF00135;~SECRETED:SignalP(1-16);~antiSMASH:Cluster_1.5) has product MIRLVYLASLFSTVCGLPTATNHSGQPVVDLKYAKYQGVRLEGGVDEFLGMRYASPPIGDLRFRAPRDPSANQTLQSATEYGPICIGVDEEESPGEISEDCLFINVFKPSTATSQSKLPVWLFIQGGGYAENSNANYNGTQVIQQSGDAIVFVTFNYRVGALGFLASEQIRQNGDLNAGLLDQRKALRWVKQYIEKFGGDPDHVVIHGVSAGAGSVAYHLSAYSGKDEGLFIGAIAESSFWPTQRTVSEMEFQFERFLNDTGCSTARDPLECLRTQDIATIQKGNTASPFPGGSSSPLPDWYFLPVTDGNLIPHELYHAFDAGNFIKVPVLVGDDTDEGSNFAYNASSSADVSQFFKNNYPNLNSQQLDTINQVYPRGKLLPRHAAYFGASSAAYGDATFTCPGNHVASSAARYLPNAVWNYRVNIIDESNIAGGIGVPHTFELPAIFGAGSTGTLSSDSSYLSYNAAIIPVTMHYFISFVQALNPNTYRYAAAPEWNTWGDGQRLRLQTNNTAMEAVPPNSVQDCAFWKSLSVPMEV; this is encoded by the exons ATGATACGTCTGGTCTACCTAGCTTCGTTGTTCTCTACTGTTTGCGGTCTTCCAACCGCAACAAACCATAGCGGACAGCCCGTAGTCGATCTCAAGTATGCCAAGTATCAAGGCGTCCGTCTAGAAGGCGGAGTCGACGAGTTTCTTGGGATGCGCTATGCATCTCCGCCCATTGGTGATCTGAGATTTCGGGCGCCCCGGGATCCGTCTGCGAATCAAACGCTTCAGAGTGCGACGGAG TATGGGCCAATTTGCATCGGGGTAGACGAGGAAGAGTCGCCTGGCGAAATAAGCGAAGACTGCCTGTTTATCAATGTTTTCAAGCCGTCCACAGCCACGTCTCAATCAAAGCTACCTGTTTGGCTCTTCATACAGGGCGGTGGCTACGCAGAGAATTCCAATGCCAATTACAATGGAACACAGGTGATACAACAGTCTGGTGACGCGATCGTATTTGTAACATTCAATTATCGTGTTGGTGCCCTTGGCTTCCTGGCCAGTGAACAGATTAGGCAGAACGGGGACTTGAATGCCGGACTGCTTGACCAGCGCAAAGCTCTCAGATGGGTCAAACAATACATCGAGAAG TTCGGGGGCGATCCCGACCACGTCGTGATCCATGGGGTGTCGGCGGGTGCTGGCTCCGTTGCATACCATTTATCCGCCTACAGTGGTAAGGATGAAGGGTTGTTCATCGGTGCAATTGCTGAATCGTCTTTTTGGCCGACCCAACGAACAGTGTCGGAGATGGAGTTCCAGTTCGAACGATTCCTCAATGACACAGGCTGTTCTACTGCTCGTGATCCCCTGGAGTGCCTGCGAACACAGGACATTGCAACCATTCAGAAAGGGAATACtgcctctcccttccctggGGGAAGTAGTTCCCCGCTACCAGATTGGTACTTTCTCCCTGTGACCGACGGCAATCTAATTCCGCACGAGTTGTACCACGCGTTCGACGCAGGCAACTTCATCAAGGTTCCCGTCTTGGTAGGCGACGATACCGACGAAGGCTCTAATTTTGCCTACAACGCTAGCAGCAGTGCAGATGTGTCGCAATTTTTCAAGAATAACTATCCGAATCTCAATTCCCAGCAACTTGACACCATCAATCAAGTTTATCCTCGGGGCAAGCTGCTGCCACGGCACGCAGCATACTTTGGTgcttcctccgcagcatATGGGGACGCAACATTTACTTGTCCTGGAAATCATGTAGCGTCATCAGCTGCCAGATACTTACCCAATGCAGTGTGGAATTACCGTGTCAACATTATCGACGAGTCAAACATCGCTGGTGGCATCGGTGTCCCGCACACGTTTGAGCTACCCGCGATCTTCGGAGCAGGATCGACCGGGACTCTCAGCAGTGACTCGTCGTATCTGAGTTATAATGCAGCTATAATCCCCGTTACGATGCATTACTTCATCAGCTTTGTCCAGGCACTGAACCCGAATACATATCGATATGCAGCAGCGCCAGAGTGGAATACGTGGGGGGATGGGCAGCGTCTCCGGCTGCAGACGAATAATACTGCGATGGAGGCTGTGCCGCCGAACTCGGTTCAGGATTGTGCGTTTTGGAAGAGCCTAAGCGTGCCAATGGAGGTATAG